One Skermanella sp. TT6 genomic window, GAGGAACTGGCCGATCCGACGGCCCACGCCGAGATGCTGGCGATCCGGTCCGCATGCGCTTTGCGTGCCGAACCGCGCCTGCCGGACTGTGATCTATATGTGACCTTGGAGCCTTGCGGCATGTGCGCCGCGGCAATCAGTTTTGCTCGGTTGCGCCGAGTGTACTTCGGGGCCTATGATGTAAAAGGCGGCGGGGTCGAGCACGGACCCCGCTTCTTCCACCAGGCGACTTGCCACCACGTTCCCGAGACTTATGGCGGGCTGGATGAGCGCCGGGCGGCGGAGC contains:
- a CDS encoding nucleoside deaminase; its protein translation is MALALAEAEDAAARGEVPVGAVIVEASTGQVLASAGNRTEELADPTAHAEMLAIRSACALRAEPRLPDCDLYVTLEPCGMCAAAISFARLRRVYFGAYDVKGGGVEHGPRFFHQATCHHVPETYGGLDERRAAELLRDFFRKRRS